GGTCTTCGATCCGCGTATTCCAGCAGATGGTACTTTGCGGAATCGGATGCTCACGGATTCTCAGGTGTGCGTTCTTCTTTCGGTTCCCAACGCAGCGCGGCAATCAGTGCTTCGCCGTACCGTTGCCACAGTTCGTCGGGGTCTTCGCTTTCGTCCTTCGGCATTTCCAGCGTGATGATCGGTTTGCCTAGCGTCTCGCCGACGAAAGAGCCAAACGAGCCGGGGCGGCCACCCAGTTTCTTGACCTTCAGCGGGCACTTTTCTGCCATGAGCTTCGCCAGCTCCTCGCCAGGGCCGTCGTAGTCGATGCAGTTGACGGGTTGGTGAATACTAATCACACGGCTTGGAAAATACTGGCAGACCACCCGCATCAACACGCGCGACTCCGGTTCGGAGAGTGGCGTGCCGCCGTGCAAGTTGACCTTCTCCCGCTTCCAGTTTCCTGCCGGGAAGTTGCGGTTCAGATCGACGCCACGAACATTGAATCGCTTCTGTGCGGCGAAACCGTCTGGATTCGCCACCGGGACGATTACCACTTGTTTGCCGCGAAGTTCCTGCGGATTTGCTTTCAGCCACGCTTGGAAGGGTTTCATCAGCGGCGTGCCGGCATCTTCGTCACCGTGGATTGTGGCGATCACTAGCAACACATCCGGCCCTTTACCAAAGACGATGCACTCGATCGGACGGCCTTCAACCGATTTGCCGACTTCTATCCTTTTGGGCTCGGTTACAGGAGATGG
The genomic region above belongs to Lacipirellulaceae bacterium and contains:
- a CDS encoding DUF2817 domain-containing protein, with the protein product MPFSIPSPRRSASRPFIAPLWLSIVVTIANPGFAVAEPSPVTEPKRIEVGKSVEGRPIECIVFGKGPDVLLVIATIHGDEDAGTPLMKPFQAWLKANPQELRGKQVVIVPVANPDGFAAQKRFNVRGVDLNRNFPAGNWKREKVNLHGGTPLSEPESRVLMRVVCQYFPSRVISIHQPVNCIDYDGPGEELAKLMAEKCPLKVKKLGGRPGSFGSFVGETLGKPIITLEMPKDESEDPDELWQRYGEALIAALRWEPKEERTPENP